In the Primulina eburnea isolate SZY01 chromosome 15, ASM2296580v1, whole genome shotgun sequence genome, CTTGGTACAACACATTTGCACTCCATTGAACCTTAGACCAACTTTTAATGCGGGGAAAGATTTTTAAAAGTTGAAGATACCACAAATCCTTGGAAAATGGGGTATGCAATTCCTTCAGAATCCCATCTCGTATTATGACCAAGAACATGGAGGGTTCGAATATCAAACTTCTCGTTCCTATTCCTCAAGCTTTCGATTATCTTGGTACATAAAGGATAGGAATATCCTTCCAACTTGGTGCGACTTTTTGTAGAATGATCAGAATACTGCACAAAAGTTAAAAAATATAAACTAAAAATCCTTATCTGAGAAGCAATAAGCACATTAATACTGGGGATGCTCCATACTTGAGACGAGATATCATCAAAGCCACCAACCAGATGCACCTGCACGGAACGTGATGATGCACAAGTTAAACCTAGGGAAGGACCTAGATTTCAAATGAGTTATAACAACAATTATAAGCAAAGCTAAATATCATACATCCAGGAGAGAATCAGAATCATGATCAGAAAGTAAAGATAACATCTGACAGAGGCCAATATCAACAACATCAGGAAAATCCATATGAGCAACAGATATCCTGCAATAAAGTCATAAGATATGAAACCATGCCACTGGAGTTCAAAAGTTTCAATTATACAGCATATTGAACTTACATTCCTTTTTCTCGATTCCGTATTACAATCCCTACACAAGTTGtggcatcatcagtacctattAGCTTGGGATAAAGAAATATTGCAAGCAAATTTTAGATTTATCAAAGTGAGACAATTGTGCTAAAAAAATTTATGGTGAAAACTGTAAAATGACGagcattttaaagaaaaactcGAACATTAGAGGCATGTGAAATATTGAGCGTTGCCAAAAGATGGAAATTGAAATCATTGGCAAATGTTCTAAAAAAGATTAATTAATCTATATAATAACAAAACATTTCTGCTCTGAATACAATATTGTAACTGATATAGAACCAATTTTTCGTTCACTACTTACTATTCTCAGCACAAAGGAATTCACAAAGTGCAGAAGAAAAGATAAGAAGGAGATTGAGCGTAGTAAGTAAtcaaattcatttttttaaacaatCCACTCCCACTCCAGGAAAAGGAATAAGCCAGACAGGACATATGGATGCTGATACTGGCTATTAATCACCTGATAAATCAAAATGGACAGGTGAAGGGCATATGAATTGTCCAATTTCTTGGGAAACACTGAACAGATAAACTTTCACCAAAAAAAACACGTGTAGTTCAAAAGCTCTTGTACTATTAATAGAATTCAATTTTATGGGATTAAGCCACAGGGTTTTAGGTAGTGGAAGGTGGCAAAAGTTAAACCTCCTAACTAATGGTTTATAACCACAACATCACGAAGTTCGAAAAATCTTGGAATATTAGAGCATCACGCTCCCACCACAAGGATGTGATATTCTGATTACAATCTGCAAGACACATATCCTGCAAGACACGTATCTGCCTGACATTTGGGCTGGTAAAGTATATTATTACGGGCTTAGATATATTGGGCCTAGAAAATACATTGAGCTTAGAGAATGCCGAATACATTAGAAATAGGGATGGAGGAGGAAAAAGAAAGAGGGCGGAGAGTTGGTTAGAGGGCACAAATTCACGTTGTTCAGTCAGTTTACTAGCTTGAGTTAGTGTAGGAAGGAGTGTCTTTCTTCTTGCAATTCAATCCTTGGCTGAGAATATCTCTCATATTAGCTTTCTAATTGAATCAATCCTTCTTTCATCTTAATTTTGTTAATCCCtgtttttttggtttgtttgAGATGATTTAATATCTAAAAAATGTCCTGCATAAAGATAAAAGATAATTTTGGACTGCATCATGTGTCATTTTGAAGAGTTGACACTTTCAAGTCATTCATATTTCATAAATATCTCATTTTCCCTTGTCAAAAAAGTTACACCACAGCCTgaagaaaaagagaaaatatCCAGACAAAGACATTGAAACAAACAAAATAGCAGGAAAAGAAGTAGAAAACAAAGGTATGAGGATGATTGTGCACTGCCAGATATTTCAACATTTTATGTCAAATCTTAAAGGAAAACATTTAGAGCATCCTATTTGAGAAGCCAAGTAGAGAGATAAAAACATACATCCACCAGCGCAGGGTCAACAGTTGCAAATTCCCTTTGGAAAAGGTAGACCCATTTACAACTTCTTGAAACTTCGGAACTACGATTTTCATCAACTGAGATCTTCCTCTCAGGTATAGATTTAAAGGCGTTTGAGGCAGACACCAAAGCTGGATGCTTCATCAAAGCAATCAAATCATCCATACCCTGTCTTGATAAGAAGTGTTGAAATTAAATCCAAAAGGAACAAACCATCTCAAATCTTGGTTATACTATTTAGTGACTATCTgagcaaaaaaaataaagatgatCTTTAACTTGTAGTAGTTAAGTTCATCTGCCCTTCTTGTCTCACCTTGTACTACGAACTGATCATGGATTCTAGGAGAACAGAAAAATCCACTCCCATTCCTTGATCAAACACACTCCACATCTTACCTCGTTTTTCGTTAATCACGCCCATCAAAAAGTTTGACTAGGTTAATTTTGCTAGGTATCTCTCAAAAATTAGAAAATAAACAATCCCCAcccaaaaaaacaaaagaaaacgaACCCAAGCACTAACATTTGAGTTCTCAGTTAAGTAAACACGTTTATATTCAAGAACCCATCAACAATTTCGTAGCCGAACCACATAGCTTAACCATTACTCAATATATGAAGATTGAAATGTGAAAGAATACCTGAGAGTCAGGAGCATATGGAACCCCGCCTACATAAATCATGGCTTTTGGAAGTGTTTAGATTTGGGCTTCAGCTGAATTCGACAACTActaaatatatatttgaatttaaatttattatgcaaataaaatataatataatgtgtGCGTAAGTGTAAATTAAATGATAATTCTGGGTTCAATTTATGATTTACTTAGAATAAAATTTTAGTTCGAACTCTCTAATTTAGACAAAATGATCAAAAATATCTTTGATTTTATAACTGAGCCAAAAATGATATCAGAGTAAAaggtaaaattattttaaacatataatgttattattattgtgtaattaaatatttgaagaaAAGATTTTCTCAAAAAATTATAGATCCGAACATATGTTTCAAGATAAAAGATTTACATGACTTATGACAATACTTCGAAATATTTACAAGAGCAAAGAGGAACCATATCATAGTCCTAAAGTAAACTTAGGATTCCATGTAATAGGTTCTTGTAAACAGTCTCGGATTCATCTAAATTATCCGGAGATTTTAGAGAGATCCAAAAGAATGTATCGAACTATGGCAATCAATTATATTATGTACTACATAAAATTAGAGAAATCcttgaaaaacaagaagatattCTTGAAACATTAGGACACATTAGCTAATAAAAAATGAACACGaatgattttatatttaaaactaaaatacataatgaATATGCATAGGGTTTGATTTGAGGAACTTGATTCTAATAAGTTGTATGGACCATATGAACTTTGTTGTCACCAAAGCTCAAGtccaaataatttattttagcaGTTTAGTTGATTCTTAAGAGAAGAAATAAGTAAATTTTTATCGCTAAGTATTAAGTGACAAATGAGAAATTTATGAGAAGTTGCAAATGTTACCATAAAATAGTCTACATGCCTTCATCGTTATGAATTTTGGATAGAAAGACCGATAGTTTTTCTacctattaattttttatttcataattttcaatAATTATAATTCAAAgttttaattattattgaatGGTCTTTAATATGAAATTTCATTTATTAATaaactgattttgaatattatCATAGAGATAATAATTATCTATAATATACAGAAtgtaacattaaaaaaaaaaagattttttttttatttttcatatactcgaattatattttctaaacattatctataatttttatatttttaattcttTGCCGTGAAATGAAAATTATAAATGAcagattaaaaattattttctttgttAGATCCATTGATTTTGCTGATAACAAACAATAATTCATTGTATTAGAACAAGCTACAATGTTTCGTGTATTCACGATACTCGAGCAACATGCTATCGGATTCAAGAGTTAGGTAAATGGTCGCAGGATACTTAGTCTGTCTACCGGTAAAACTACTCAACCACTCCATTGATTATTCACACTATTATGAGATAAACTTGTCACTCAAACGGACCACTCACATAAGTATTAAAGTAATTCACAGTTGGACAGAGTTCTTGATATTTGTGCAAGTCAACAAATCATTCGAtagcttaaaataaaaatatagtatAAATCCTACAAACTCCCATCTAACAATTATTCCATCAGTCTGCAATCTGAAAATTTTTGTATAAAGTTGACTTTAAAGGCGCAAAAGCATGAAAGACATCAAAGAGAACTTAATGAAAGCTCCAACACATGGCAATGATGTGTCCGTATTGTCTGTCTATAGTACAAAGAGTCGTTggacgaaaaaaaaaaaagattccaGTACTAAACATAGAGAATGCAAGCCAAGATTCAAAAGAtacaagaaaaagaagaaacgCACTGgaagaaaaaattcaaatatcttGCATACTCAAAGACTTCTGAGCACACTTCTCATATATATCCTACACTGCTCAACAGCTTTCTCTTCAAGATATTATTAAATCTACAAGGATCATTCAGAGTTTAAGACAAATACTCGACCGTCGTTTTCTACTAAAGACAGCTTGAGAAGTTGCAAATACTTTGAATCTTAGGATTCATTCTTTTGTTATCTTTGTGGTTTTTTGGTTGTTTTACTAAGGATCTCAACCATTGTAAAAAATATCAGGAGTTTCAATTTAGGTCGTTGATAAGACTTGAGGTTGAAATGGTTTGTTATAAAGGACTTGTAAAACCAAAGTCTTCTAGCCAGGGGCATAGCTTCAATAGGGGCTAGGGTGGGCTTTAGCCCAGCCTAGTCTCgcgattaatatatatatagttatgTATTTTAAGAATTTTAGTCATTGAGCAAAATTTTTATATATGGATTTATATGAGTTTTAAATAATCTAGCATTTGAGCTTATTCGATATCTATGTAGTTatcttaatttatatatttattcattctaattttacattattttatatatatatattataatatatgcatacataaatatataactAAATTATTTGAATGAATAATGTCATATGTACATTCAATTTTTTTACTTACTTTACCATGAATTCATTATTATAAATGATATTTATCATGTATCTTAATATATTAAAATCTTaagatgatttttaaaatttatctaGTTCAtattatacaaaatacaaaaaaaaaatttttaaaatatattaaataatatttacattttcaaTGTCCAGCCCACCctattttaaaatcttggatACGCCCCCGCTTCTAGCGAATTCATTCATAAGTGAAACAAGGTGAGACATAGAAGGATTTTCGCCTTCAACTTCCATATATTATGTGTCATTTAATCTACCGCAATTACTTATCtggtcttatatatatatatatatatatatatatatatatatatatatatatatatatatatatatatatatatatataataggtCTTTATAGCAAACACTATCAAGACCGGTTATATTAAATTCAGTGATttagagaaaatttttaaaaaatttactcaCCCCCTCCCTTTAAACTTTAACTCTATCTTAACAAGTGACATCATAGAGGTTTTCTTTTCTCtactacacacacacacacactcaatTGTCATCTATTACAAGATTACAATGTTCTCAAAGGAAAATTATGGTTACTAGAAAATTTGTATGCAAACACACTTAGCCGCTCAAGATGATAATTGAAAAATTTGTATGCAGGCATACTTGTCGCTCGGGATGATGAAATATGATATGCCATCATTGATGGTCCAATAAAGATTCTGAAGGAAAATATAGTTGTTATTGTCACTGAAGGTTCTCCAAAGATGGTGGATAAAGAACCGGTACCACATTTGTGGAGAATATCTTCAGCCACCGGTACCTCTCATCCTCCTCTCAATCTTGCGATTAATATTTCGCCTATATTCGAAACAACAAAGCTGTTGTGAAATATGAATTGTGTTttatatttagttttttttttgcatCTTTTAATTTATATCACTGAGTTGTGGGATATCATCGAAACCTTGCAGCTCACCAGGTTTTCAGTTTGGTTGATTTCGAATTTCAGTTTCCAACTTGAGAtagcaacttcacacttgagtaaaatatgttagaaacacaaaaaaattttgtcatcatcaaaatcaagattgactGTGTTTTCAACTCAATAATATCCCATTTTTTATGATCACAAGCAATGATTTCATCTAACATATTTCTCATCATTTTTAtgtgaataaaaaaaaatcatattttcaaaacaatttAGGCACAAACTTTATATCCCCccttaaaattataattatttctccccttatatttttgaaaaatctgaaatgataaAATTAGAGGGACGGCTAACCAAATTTCTCCTTAGTCTATTTTATGTGATAACACACATGATCTGACTTAAATGAATAAACTTCTTTTCCTCGAGCATGACCATGCTATAAATTTTACACCACTATAATCCTCTACGATTATAGTTTGCAATGCAAAAGCTGTTTTACTTTCAAAAAGTTATTCCATTTTTCCCACGATTGTTGCAAGCTGCTCGAAAATTCAACTTGGCATATATGTTAGAAAAATATGTAATTTCGAATTTCGaatatcaaaataaatttaaaatgttctttcaagaatagCCATCTCTGATACAAATTGATAGAATTGTTTGGGAGATAATCATTGAACTACAATAGCtactacaatagctcggttcttgaaatattgtaCAAACAAAAACTAAATCGACTTTGATTTTCAAAAcaagcggaagacactcaaaataattCATACAAAAATCGATTTAACATTTTGAaaagtatttaaaatatatgtaagTTGAATGTATAAAGATATTTTTGTTTGAAGTATTTTATCAAATACTTGATATGCAATATTGGGTTGAACAACATATAAAATACATCGACAATATATCTTAAAAAAAGTAGcaataataaaatgtaataaataaatagagACGAATTTGTTTACAAATGTTCGAAGATTAacaactcctatgtcaccccttcttccacCTAGGAAGGACtcactagaaaactttgatttatacaaatccTTGTATAAATATTCAACTTACGACTTATCCATTGTCTAATTGAAATTTCTAACACACTCGATTGTAAAACGCAACCTCACAACCCGCATAATGTTTAACGTATCTTATGCCAATAATACAAACACAGTCTTTAATGTTTTTGTgtgaaaactcacacaattaAACTTCGAAGCTTAACTCTcatatatatgtgtgagtgattgtgtgcgAGGATTTTTACAGTGTACGTATATATCAAATGTATCTTCACACTTGGATTTGCTATCATTTTAGCTAATTTCTTCATGTAAGCAGCCTATACTTTGAATCATCTTCCAAAGATTGTATttaatcttcaatatgttgtatgtATAGTCTCCAATAGTGATATATACACTAGACAcgagaatatgaccgtttggaaatGTTGTGTATGGATTCTGACATTGTAATGATCAAATTCGCATTTCTGAACATTTTCATGGAAAGTGTACTCATTTCTCTTAGCTTTCAATGGAATTAGGAATAACTTAATTCCAAGTTCGTATGATAAAGATTAGGCTCTTAACAATCAGgaatttgttcttcattttttgcAGAACCAACAACTTTATCGTGGATTATCATCTTCTTCTGCTCTGATTCAGAATTTTCCTTATGAATATGATTTTAGATCGTTATCTTAGCTTTGTAATACTTATTGAATAGTTTCATTTTGAACAACTGAGCTGaaagatatgaccaaaatactaTAACTGCTCCATTCAAACTGATTGTTGTTTCTGTTATCATCAGCTCAATCTTGTGACTAATATTTCGCCAAGATAACTTTTGAACCAACTGAGCTGTTGTGAAATATGACTTGTGTAAAATTGAGTTTTTTTTATTCCTTCATTTTGGCGGCTTGTCTTTTGCATCATCGACTTATGAGAGATATCATCTAAACATTGAAGCTCGCCAGATTTTCAGTTTGGTTGATTTCGAGTTACGGTTTCCAACTTGAGATATCAACTTTAcacttaaataaatatgttataaatataataaaaaatttatcatcatcaaaatcaaaattgctTATGTTTCTCAACctaacaatgtttttacaagaaaaaagAGTATTCCACATTTTTTGCATTAAATTGTTGCACAAGCATTGATAACAAGTCGGAGACgtcacaaaaatatatattttgggatatttaatttttaagattaatccccatttatatataaatacttttaaaaaaattactattATGTTCATGTCATATATAATATTTGTGTATTATATTACATACGTTACGCGTGTACCTACTAATATTATATTATCATAAGGGCTTTAAAGTAAATACTTATGGTGAACATTATCCATTTTTCAAAtcttataaattattaaaagtattttttatATCTATACTTCTAAATTTTTAGCTGGCTACATAACTCTTAAAAAATactattaaaatttattaatttgaaaaaaaaaattatcatggttaaataattattccaaCAGCACAAGCACGCAACACATGAAAAATGGTATTAATGTaggtttcatgtgagaccgtctcacggatcataatctgtgagacgggtcaaccctacctatattcataataaaaagtaatatttttagcataaaagtaatatttttgcatgggtaacccaaataagagatctgtctcacagatacgacccgtgagaccgtctcacataagtttttgtttatatatgtgtgtgcgCGCGTGTGTGCAGAACCTTTAATAGTGATCAACTTCGTCATTTTAACGGATACACAAAAATATGACTGCTTTTATTCCATAAAAAatggagtgggtctcatgtgaaaccgtctcacggatcttaatcaatgagacgggtcaaccctaccgatattcacaacaaaaagtgatactattaacataaaaagtactactttttcatggataacccaaataagagatccgtctcgcaactacgacccgtgagaccgtctcacacaagttctTGTCTAAAAAATGTTATATGAATCTAATTTAGtaaattatcaaataattaaataatttgttgATCATAACTAATgacttgaaaaaataaaaatattaattaattaagtgagAAATCTAAACATATGAATTATTAGGTGCATGACGACttacttgtatatatataaaattaaagatGCGCATTTTTTTGTTGAGAAAAGATTCTCAATCTTTGGttgtcaattttttattttatttttatttttatttttttgtttttctaattttttaaattaaaaaaagcttcatgttatttaaaaaatgaaaaaaacttcttcaattttatttcaaagaggagtaggtcttttgtgagacggtttcacgaatatttatctgtgagacgggtctaatctaccgatattcacaataaaaagtaatattcttaacataaaaagtaatattttttcatggatgacccaaataagagatctgcatcacaaaatacgatccatgagaccgtctcacacaagtttttgtcttcaaAGAGATGACCGACTATTTTTCTGGtaaaaaaagttattttttaaaatttcaaattctaGATAGATCAAatctctaaaaaaaattattttataatctCATTCTATTAATATCATTTAGATatctaatatatatttaattaaatagtaaGATTCTCGATATATTAaagatattattaatattgtttCCGGATATTAGCACACtaattcaaataattaattatctcATGATCTTTATACATATTATGGTCCttaatttatttcatgatatatatatatatatgttatatttttaatttcgaTAAATTTAGAGTAAATAAtttttgattttattatttattttaataattatatatattaataaattattaaaattttaatacaaATCACATGGTATTTAGCGATATAAACATTTGTTTGtatccttttatttttttaaacagaTTGATTTTCATGATTCTTGAATCCACTCAGGAACAATCAAGAAATATTTATATCTATAATTATAAATTCTTAGAGGGCTACATAActcttaaaaatattattaaaatttattaattagaaaataacaaaaattatcatgtttaaataattattccaaCTGCACAAGCacgcaatatatatatatatatatatatgtgtgtgtgtgtgtgtgtgtgcgcgcgcGCGTGTGTGCAAGAACCTTTTATAATGATCAATTTTGTCATTTTAATGGACAGAAAAAAATATGCCTGCTTTTATTCCATAAAAAATGTTATAAGAATCTAATTTagtaaatcataaaaataattaaataatttgtagATCATAACTAatgaagtaaaaaaaaaatattaattaattaagtgagAAATCTAAACATGCGAATTTTTAGGTGCATGTCTTACGTGTGTAtatcttttactatttattaagtttaagcatattagaataactgtttttggtgtctttggtctgttttttggtttccctattttgcccctatttgatatcaaaattatatttttgttttttttttatttcaaaaaacattttttttattacaattattcaaatagcactttagtacctcgataatttgtcaaatttcattttagtccataaataattataaaaaaaaattgtacacacacgcACCGCGTGTGCAGAGTAGCTAGTATAAAATTAAAGATGCACATTTTTTTGCTGAGAAAAGATTCTCAATCTTTATccgtcaaatattttttttttattttaaatttttgtttttctaaattttttaatttaaaaaaacctTAATGTTATTAAAAATGAAACAACAATCTTCAAGTCTATTTCAAAGAGATGGCCGATGATTTTTCTGGTaaaaaatgttatttaatttcaaattctaGATAGATCAAATCTCTTAAATTTTGTATTCTAAAATCTCATTGTATTAATATCTTTTAGTatctaatatatttaattaaattataagatTCTCAATATATTAAAGATATTATTACTATTGTTTCGGATGTTACCAcaataattcaaataattaattatctcATGATCTTTATTCATATCATTGTCCTTAATTTATGGCATGATTATCTATATTatctatattattattttatattattaaatgtgAGACTTTTAAAATAACTATTTTCGAgaacaccaaaatatttaattctataattatTCTTCTTATCCTACTAAAAATCTCCTCAAGTCACCCCATATTTTATATagcaaaaattttataaaaaggAAGACAGCATATTGTCGACAAACTTGTGAGTAATTTATGTTCGTAGTAGTAATTCAAGCGTAGATGAGATCCTACTTATGTGGGTACTATCTTTATTTCATTTCAACGGGTAACATCTTGTCACacatacatttttttttaaaaaagtaggTCCTATATATGCATTAGCAAATCTTGACCATCCATCATATCATTGGAGCATTGCCCACATGAGTACGATAAAATAAACCCAATTCAAGTACCTGTTGTAAATTTCATTTATTCTGTCAATAATTACGATTTATGATTGATCAGCGGATGATCCGAGATTTTATAGATTTTGATCTGATTTCAAAAAATATAACCGTATCGGATTGAATTGCTTCGACTCGAGATTCtaatgggatatttgttcaAAGTTTTTACCACTAAAAAAAATCCCATCTTTGTGTGAGAAGAGGCGATTCGTGATGCTTTGTTTTTGTtactttttttttagaaaacagATTGATCTTCGTGATTCTTGAATCTCCGCACGTTGTGACTCAGGAACAATCAAGAAAATGGCTGTGGACAAGCTATTCCTTGGACCACATCTTGAGGTACTGCTTCAGAAATTGAGCGATGGTGCTGCGATGGACTTAGCCCGCCGCCTGACAGTCGATTGCGATTTCAAGGAGATGTGGATGTCCCTTTTGCTTGTTGCTCACGTGCTTGAGGATGCTAAACCCGTAAACATACGGTTAGAGGAGCTAAGAGATTTGGCCTATGACTTGGAGGATGTAGTGGATGAATTCACCACCCTAGCTTTGATTCAAGATGTGAAAAAGGGGATCCAGCATACTAAGAATAGTATGGTGCGGAAACTGATTCTTACTTGCAGCAATTTCACGCCCAGGGCACTGGTATCGAATCGCAGGCTGGTGTCCACTATAAAAGACATCAGAAAAAAACTGAATAGCATCTCTAAAAAATGGAGTGATTGGAATTTGAGAAACTTTGGTGGGCTGTCCAGTCGATCAGGAGTAATGAGGTCGGAAAGCACTTCTCAGTTTATGGAATATGATGTTTATGGGAGAGATGAAGATAAGAAAGCTGTAAAAGAAATTTTACTCAGGGTTGAGTCGAGCACTAAGAATTTCAGTGTCATTCCAATTGTTGGAATGGGCGGTATTGGGAAAACGGCTCTTGCCCAACTGCTTTATAACGATGAAGACGTGAAGAGAAACTTTGGTGTGAGGGTTTGGGTTCATGTCTCCCAGGAATTTGATGTGTTGAAGATCACCAAACAAATTCACCAAGCGGTCACTAAAGTGAGTGGTAATTGGGACATGGATTTAGCCAATCTTCAATTAGATCTGCACGAGAAGATAGTGAATATTAagttttttattgttttagatGATGTTTGGAACGAGAACTATGTGGAGTTGCATGATCTATGCAGCCATTTGAGTTTTGGGCTGTCCGGAAGCAAAATCATAGTTACAACTCGCAGTCATCGTGTTGGATCAGTGGTAGCCTCTCCTCAATCTGCCTACCACATGAAGTTATTAACCGATGAAGAATGTCAATCCATACTGGCTCAACATGCTCAGATATCATTCCAGGAGAATTCCCATTTACAAGTTGTTCGAGAATTAGCGAATATGTGTAAAGGCTTACCTTTGGCGGCAAAGGTATTGTAGAATGAATTCCATCAAATCAGCTGTCAATAATCTTCAAAATATTGGTAGTCAATCAATGGGTCTTGTATCCATCTACTTTAAATTATTAGCACTATGTTAGGCAATTTCAATCCCTTGTTATCACATACAGTCAATCATAGCAGATAATTAGGAGTATTTTTATATGATTCTTTGTAGTTTTGTGCCCAATCATCTCTTGTATCGTTGTATAtctacccaaaatacaatcaataTAACTAACGCATTACATTCTTACAGGTAGTTGGTGGAGTTTTACGCTCTAAGAATAGCAAAGGCGAATGGAAAGA is a window encoding:
- the LOC140814585 gene encoding protein N-terminal asparagine amidohydrolase isoform X1, translating into MIYVGGVPYAPDSQGMDDLIALMKHPALVSASNAFKSIPERKISVDENRSSEVSRSCKWVYLFQREFATVDPALVDLIGTDDATTCVGIVIRNREKGMISVAHMDFPDVVDIGLCQMLSLLSDHDSDSLLDVHLVGGFDDISSQYSDHSTKSRTKLEGYSYPLCTKIIESLRNRNEKFDIRTLHVLGHNTRWDSEGIAYPIFQGFVVETNSGKIVPASFDRTSRCPDEIIRSIRVSAWFEDPNWTGRLLETYDTETDCFVIAPCAWTIWQSRAALARQYLSDTEILLTCSSSPSAEGPHFVDDIKRKWDYLIRHPDWREAFPSKQARVFQRNADGSWVKV
- the LOC140814585 gene encoding protein N-terminal asparagine amidohydrolase isoform X2, which produces MLLTLRQGMDDLIALMKHPALVSASNAFKSIPERKISVDENRSSEVSRSCKWVYLFQREFATVDPALVDLIGTDDATTCVGIVIRNREKGMISVAHMDFPDVVDIGLCQMLSLLSDHDSDSLLDVHLVGGFDDISSQYSDHSTKSRTKLEGYSYPLCTKIIESLRNRNEKFDIRTLHVLGHNTRWDSEGIAYPIFQGFVVETNSGKIVPASFDRTSRCPDEIIRSIRVSAWFEDPNWTGRLLETYDTETDCFVIAPCAWTIWQSRAALARQYLSDTEILLTCSSSPSAEGPHFVDDIKRKWDYLIRHPDWREAFPSKQARVFQRNADGSWVKV
- the LOC140814585 gene encoding protein N-terminal asparagine amidohydrolase isoform X3, with amino-acid sequence MDDLIALMKHPALVSASNAFKSIPERKISVDENRSSEVSRSCKWVYLFQREFATVDPALVDLIGTDDATTCVGIVIRNREKGMISVAHMDFPDVVDIGLCQMLSLLSDHDSDSLLDVHLVGGFDDISSQYSDHSTKSRTKLEGYSYPLCTKIIESLRNRNEKFDIRTLHVLGHNTRWDSEGIAYPIFQGFVVETNSGKIVPASFDRTSRCPDEIIRSIRVSAWFEDPNWTGRLLETYDTETDCFVIAPCAWTIWQSRAALARQYLSDTEILLTCSSSPSAEGPHFVDDIKRKWDYLIRHPDWREAFPSKQARVFQRNADGSWVKV